The Fusarium poae strain DAOMC 252244 chromosome 2, whole genome shotgun sequence nucleotide sequence AGATGGACATTTGATTGACAGGCAGTTCGCGTTGACCCGATGACCTGGCATTATTCCCAGTAGGGGACAATGAGGCTCATGCTTTGACCGGGTCCCCAGGTTCTGTCATTACCCCAGATTGAGAGATGAGGTAATTGACTGATAACACCCTACAGCAATGACATTGGCATTGTATTAGCAGCCCACTAATTAAATGCATATCAATTGTGTCTGAGAATACGTTTGCAAATGTTTACATCTCAAACCAAACAAGAATATTCGTGACAAGTCTTGTCAGATATCGTACGACGACGAGTTCCGGTAAAAGAAAGCGGCAATCCATTCATCCAGAATAAACTAACAGAATTGGAGAAACAAAGACCCGTGAGTAAGAGAGTAATGAATCGGCATTTTGGTACGGCACCTTCGGGTAAGGATATTTCCGCCGAGTACGGGGATGACTCTACCCCAAGAAATGGTGGAACCAATAAGGAACTAGTATTTGCAATGATCATTCTGACGTGGAGAGCCGACTTGAATTGCCGCCATCGATTGCATCCCAAAGATGCAGATACTGGTTGATCCACGGCCCCGCCCCCTCCATCATATCCGGCTACAATAACGGCAAACATTTATCtagactactaaggtagaaGGGACGAGGTTTACTTACTTAAATGTCTCGACCTGCTGCACTCTTCCCTACATCattctctcttccttctttcaTCCACTACCCTTAAAAGATACCCCAGATTCAAACGTCCAGTCAATTACCCCTCACTCAACTCAAAATGTCAAACGGTACAAACGGCACAAACGGCGCCTCGGCGCAATCAAAGTTCGACCCCAACTTTACAGACCATGTCATTGGTCTCATGAGCCCCGAGACCGAGCCTCGACAGCGCGAGATCCTCACATCCCTCATCCGTCATATGCACGACTTCTGCAGAGAAGTTGAGCTCAAGCAAGAGGAGTGGATCATTGGTGTCAACTACATCAACTCTCTTGGCCAGGCCTACAAGAAGAACCGCAACGAGACATGGCGTGTATGCGACATTCTCGGTATTGAGTCGTAAGTCTCACCTAATCACTCAATACACAACAACTACTAACACCTCCAAGGCTCGTCGACGAGATCAACCACAAGGTCGTCACCGACGGTGGAAAGGCTCCCACATCCTCCAGCATCCTCGGTCCCTTCTGGTCTCCCGAGACCCCCTTCCGCGATCTCGGTGGCAGCGTCGTCCAGGATATGCCCAAGGACGGTCAACTCACATTCTTCCACGGTGTCATCCGCGACGTCGACACTGGCAAGGGTATCCCCAACGCCGTCTTCGACATGTGGCAAGCCAGCACCAACGGCAAGTACGACGCCCACGACCCCGAGAACCAGTCTCGCCACAACCTTCGCGGCAAGTTCCGCACCGATCAGGACGGCAAGTTCTGGTTCTACTGCCTCAAGCCTACCGAGTACGCCATCGACACATCTGGTCCTTCTTCTGAGCTTCTTCGCATCATGGGCCGCCACCCTTACCGCCCTGCTCACATTCACATCATGGTCACTCACGAGGACTACCTTGGCGTCACTGCTCAGCTGTACCCCAGCGACGATCCCTACCTCGAGACCGATACCGCTTGCGCTGTCAAGGACGACTTGGTGCTCGACTTCAAGCCAGCCAAGGACGACCCCAAGGGCGCTACTCTCGATGTCGAGTACAACATCAACCTTGCTTCCAAGAAGTACAAGCCTGAAAACACTATGTTGATGCAGAACGCCAACCAGGACAAGTTTTaagcaaaacaaaaagaaaaagaacaagaaaaaaagacagaataaaaaaaaaacatcaTAGCCTTGAGGTGGCATGTACATAGCATTTGGTAttggtatatatatattagcgTTGAAGCATGAGAAGAATGACTAGTAAGAAATGAACTTATTGCAAATATTTTACAAACAAATTCATTATTCAGTGTGTGCAATGGTCAAATAAGATGTGAATATTCAATTAATCAATCATGGCAATCTGGTTTCGTCAACTTTTATATGAAATGCAACGCAACATGACCCATCTCCAGGCGTTGAGGCTGTCATGGAGTTCTCGTGTTGAAACCGCAACAACCCAAATGACCCCAGCCAAATCAAACCACCTGGGCCATCATGTTTCGTCTGAATCCAGTATTGGCTACACTGCCAATGCCAAATGAAGGCAAAACACGTATCATTCGCAAAGGTGTAGCGAACCCAGCGTGCCGCTTGATTACACTCACTCGATCTCGAATTGTCATACGAACTTGACGAGCATGCACATCCAGACCAAGCAGATGGATCGGAGTGCTTACGATTTGAGATGCAGCAGGCATGAACAGCTGAGCCATTTTGAGCCTCGAGTCATCAGACTTGAAAATATTGGCAAACGGGGTGATGGACGCAAAAGGAAACTCGGCAAGCTTAGGAGCAATCATAGTAGGCAAGTTGAAAGAAGCGTAGATAGTCACTGCATCTCGAAGAGTGAACAAAGCATAACTCAGCAGAGGAGTCCCAGCGCCGCAAGCCATGCGAGAGAAGTAAGCGTCTTTGAATATGCTGAGTCCAGAACTGACGGTCGTAGTAGCAGCGAACTTGGCTGGGGAAGAGCAGACGATAGTTGGGTCGAGATCATATTGGACGGCGTTGAAGGAATCAAACATGTTGGCGGTGGCGTAGGTTCCGAAGTAGACAAGGAAAGGAATGAAGAGCGAGGCAAAGGTGGCCTTGGGCTTGGAAGCCCATTTGCGCATCGAGCCCATGACTGAGGTGTTGCTGGTGGCTTTGTTGAAGACAAGTCTATTAAATAACGTGTTAGTAATCAACCAACAGACGAGAAAGAAGTTTATGGATATGAGAACTCACTTGTCAATAGCTGTGACCCAGGGAGTGACCAAAGCAGAAGCAAAAGCTGCAGCGGCGAGGTCAACAGCAAAGTACTGCATCGTACAGTGCTGCTGCTCCCGTATACTCATAACATCCGTCATTTTGATGGCAGCAAGAGTCGGTAGACTCGATTTACTTGGTAGATGATTTTGAAAAACAATACAGAATCGTGAAGGAATTATGTGATAGCTTGACCATGACTCTTATATAAACACGGCATCTGACGCCGAAATACCGAACCACCGCGCAACAGTCATACTGAGTCAACCTATCAAAGTGTCAGAAACGTTCCGTAGGCCCTCAACTACCGGTCTAGTTTCAGCCCGACACGCCTCAACAAAAACCAGATATCAAGGGCTAACCATGAGATGCGTCGCTGTACGACAATCACGAAAACGATCAGGCTGAGGCGTTGCCAATCCGGTCTAGATGGAAGCTCACCTTGTGGGGTCTTTGTCGGTGAGAGAAGTAATGGTTGGGTAGTGATTGCGGCAACGCTAATCTCCATGCCGTCTTGTGTCGGGTTAATAAGGAGAGCACCAGCCTTCACCTAGGTGACGATTACGACTACTTCTTTTCGGTTATGCTCGGAGTATTTGTTGAGACTTGCTTGCTAGACTCTAGATCATCCATGTTCTAATACTGCTCGGCATGTAAACTTCTAGACCGACATTCTGTTTTCTGCTTGTTTGGTGGCAAGTCTTTATTCTCAGCCGTCTCCGCGTTTTCCCCAAGGATGGTATGGGAATTGTTGACGCGCTAAAGCTAACCCCAGATTCATCTTCAGGGGCTGAGCACGGACCTTGATGACACTGTCAGCTTTTGCTTCAGCTTTCAGCCTCCTTTTTTGATGCAACCACAAAGTTACAGAACAGTAGCACCATCACTGACAACAAAAAACTGCACCCATCAATCTACCAATATTCCTAAAAGTTGCCTGTTTGCTGTTCTTGACTTGTATCTTTACAAATACTTCTTCTGACATTCTAGACGTTCTAGCGGATTGCATGCTTCGGCTTTAGACGGTTCATCCTAGCTCACGATTCTGGACGTGGTTCCCACTTCTCAGGTTGATAGCGAGATGAAACTTTTTTATTGCAACACGATAGAATAGCCGACGCTTTCCGCAACGCATGTCAGTCAGCCTTACAGTACCTTCAATGACAAGTCTCTCATGCAAGCAGAACAAGGTAGAGGAAATGGCATTGACCTCCAGCTCTTGCAACTCCATCCTAAGCTAATTGGGAtactggcttcatcaagGCCCTCTGAGTTTACTCCTACCAACCAACCAATAGTCCATCTTCCTAGAGATCGCTAGAGCACAGCATGTCTACACGGTGGGAGGAATGCACAAGTTCGACTTGGGGCTTGCCGATGTTGTTCTTAAGCCGAGACATCGATAGATGCTAGGTATATGCTGGTATATTAAACTTACCAGTATTTCCCAATGTGCGCATGATTTACTAAGACCAATACCGAGGAGTGTCAGCTTGACAACCCGATTCTCGAAGCTTACCACGTGGTTCTGTTGACATTGAGCCTTGGTTAACCGAAAGAAGTGGACGTACACTGGCCTGTAGCCCAGACCTTCCATCCCAGCAAAGCATGACTGGACTGGGTAGCAACGAGTAGTAACAGCGGTCTCTGGTTCTAGTTCAACATCAAGACAACCTCTTGGTGGAATGATAACGATAGTCAATTTCCATCACCCACGTATAATGGAGCATCTTGCCGACCTAAATATTGTAGACTTCCTAACCTATCACGTTTCGATTCagaacaccatcatcatcgtctctACCGGGAGGATGGCATGTGAGATAGGTCAAATTGAACTTGAATTGCCATGCAACTACGAGCGAGGTGCATGTCGTGGCGGCGCCATAGAAGCTTCTTGCAAGTCGAGCCCAACCGCCACGTTGACTCGACATAGCTTGACCAATGAATGACTTCGAAGACCAAACCCTAACTCAGCAGTGTCTGAGCAAGAGTTTGTAGCCAGAATCAAAATATTGTAAGAGAATAACACGAAATGATGGCGCCATTCAGCTCAGAGTAAGTTAATAACAAAAGTCTATATGGTCTACAGTGCAAATCTAACCCCTCATCCATCATCCAGATTGCAGAAATGCTTTCCAATTGAAGAGATGTCATTGACAACTCGAATATCCTCTCACAATTTACCCGGAATTACAAAAACGTTGGTGTGATCGGCCACTTTTTATGTGGACTCTGAAGTCGAGGGCTTCTTGGCCGACATCTCGACATCGATCACGGCTCCCATATCCTTTGGCACCTTGAAACCGAGATGTGCGAGGTAGTTGGCCGGGAAGAAGACATTATAGAGGAAGGCGACAATAAGAATCGGCAATGTATCGAAGACGTACTGACTAGAGTCACTGTTAGCATCGCGAATGGATAATCGTTGATAGTTCACTTACAACCACTCCTCCTGATGTGTTTTGCCGTCTTTACCACCAGCAAAGTCAATCTCACGGTACACAGAGCGGACCTATTACACAGGACAGTTAGCGTTTAGATGTCAAAGGCGTCTAGGTTTCATCTTACCAAGATAAGAAGGCATGACACATTGACCACAGTTAACAAGGTCTGCCACTTCCGGGTGATGCCATACTTTTCCTGATTCTGTCTCGCAAACTCAGGACTCAGCTTCCTGGCTGCAAAGTGGAATCGAATCGCTGCAATAGTGAAGAGACCGAATCCAGCAATCTGAGTGCTCACACCAACGAGACCGAGAGTCTTGCCAAGGTCAAGCTTCTGTTTCGCATTGGAGTCTGTGGGATCAGTGCCGGCAATGAAGATTGCAGCAACGAGCTGGAGGATGAGAGAAATCATGTCGAAGCCAACGAAAAGAAGGGTAATGAATCGGGCTTGATATCAATGAGAATTAGTAAAGTGCTACTACTTGTTTGTCAAGGATAGACTAACGAGGAACCCAGAGAAAGCGGAGAGTTCTTGACTCAGGAGGGACAACCCAGTAGACAATTCTACCAAAGACGACATAAATGACACCAGCCATCAATACCGGAGGGAGGATAATGAGTGTAAACTGGAGCACATATGGCTTCTTTTCGGTCGGTTCAGAGGCAGATTTGATCCTGGCGGCATATCCAACAACCTCCACTGGTCAAATGGTCAGTCCAAAACCCAATGTTAAATTATGAGTAAGTTAACGTACTGGCAATGGCTAACAGCATAAAGATCCAAACCCAAGCCTTTCTTCGTATGATCTGGTAGAGCGTCACAAGGAAGCTCAGGCCAAAGAGGCCAGCAGCCACCCCGGCCAAAGGCTTGGAAGGGTTGTAGAGATAGTAAGACATTGGTGTATCCATAATGGCGATGTTACAATGTGAGATGTGTAGATGATGATTTGGATGCGATGATGGTATCTTTGCTTTGCGGAACTTACagagtattatataaatttctttgtTTTATACTCACCAACGAGATATCATCAATATCACTTCTGGTTCTGGCCAACAAGCCACCTCCA carries:
- a CDS encoding hypothetical protein (TransMembrane:1 (i66-85o)) — translated: MTDVMSIREQQHCTMQYFAVDLAAAAFASALVTPWVTAIDKLVFNKATSNTSVMGSMRKWASKPKATFASLFIPFLVYFGTYATANMFDSFNAVQYDLDPTIVCSSPAKFAATTTVSSGLSIFKDAYFSRMACGAGTPLLSYALFTLRDAVTIYASFNLPTMIAPKLAEFPFASITPFANIFKSDDSRLKMAQLFMPAASQIVSTPIHLLGLDVHARQVRMTIRDRVSVIKRHAGFATPLRMIRVLPSFGIGSVANTGFRRNMMAQVV
- a CDS encoding hypothetical protein (TransMembrane:7 (o15-33i40-59o79-100i120-142o162-188i209-229o249-274i)), whose translation is MDTPMSYYLYNPSKPLAGVAAGLFGLSFLVTLYQIIRRKAWVWIFMLLAIAMEVVGYAARIKSASEPTEKKPYVLQFTLIILPPVLMAGVIYVVFGRIVYWVVPPESRTLRFLWVPPRFITLLFVGFDMISLILQLVAAIFIAGTDPTDSNAKQKLDLGKTLGLVGVSTQIAGFGLFTIAAIRFHFAARKLSPEFARQNQEKYGITRKWQTLLTVVNVSCLLILVRSVYREIDFAGGKDGKTHQEEWFQYVFDTLPILIVAFLYNVFFPANYLAHLGFKVPKDMGAVIDVEMSAKKPSTSEST